Proteins encoded by one window of uncultured Celeribacter sp.:
- a CDS encoding glycosyltransferase family 39 protein: MRTAQDQVSSNAFLFILLTYFAVQTVLRTVLGGTFENDEAEMFVLAQDYRLGYGPQTPLYNWLQALSFDLFGPTTFAIALPKNILLFATYALTFDGFRRLLPVRVAILVTLSLLLLPNISWEGQRAGSHSIAMLALIAATMNVFARRLEAAEKGEHRLSHAVLLGIALGLGGITKYNFWLFPLPLLLTAGGFPDLRRAFWRRDLMVTAAIAAAILALPMGWIVTHAEMAASTSGTLYKPSAFDGLPPPLIGVATMLSEVLAGLILLLLTLIVLRLPFGRRMFALGPAPLLSRWMLWSGLTGLVVITFPVIGCGVTDVQARWLIPLLITLAFGLMTWVAPTLSPRLLRNAFRYSACLALLIIVAMADTRLRGAGSDSLDIETLAEIIEQDLPEGAKPPAVVSFNFYYPGNLKYLRPSWTALPAQPGGTIPEDLDRIVVVGIDNPAEITRKLATHDLMPEAPELGPLSMATLPFRFEDPEVTRDVPYIIIPLKNGAQ, from the coding sequence ATGCGAACCGCCCAAGACCAAGTATCTTCCAACGCCTTCCTCTTCATTCTCCTCACCTATTTCGCCGTGCAAACCGTGTTGCGCACAGTGCTCGGAGGCACGTTCGAAAATGATGAGGCGGAGATGTTCGTTCTGGCTCAGGACTATCGCCTCGGCTATGGCCCCCAGACCCCGCTTTACAACTGGTTGCAGGCCCTGAGCTTCGATCTTTTCGGCCCGACCACATTCGCCATCGCCCTTCCGAAAAACATCCTGCTCTTCGCCACATATGCTCTGACATTCGACGGGTTTCGCCGTCTTTTGCCTGTCAGGGTCGCTATTCTGGTCACGCTGTCGCTGCTGCTGCTTCCGAATATCTCCTGGGAAGGGCAACGCGCCGGGTCTCACAGCATCGCCATGCTGGCCCTGATCGCGGCGACGATGAATGTGTTTGCACGGCGCCTGGAGGCCGCAGAAAAAGGCGAGCACAGGCTGTCTCATGCCGTCCTTCTCGGGATCGCGCTCGGACTTGGCGGGATCACGAAATACAATTTCTGGCTCTTCCCCCTGCCTTTGCTTCTGACGGCGGGGGGCTTCCCCGACCTCCGGCGCGCGTTCTGGCGCAGGGACCTGATGGTGACGGCCGCCATCGCCGCCGCCATTCTCGCCTTGCCCATGGGCTGGATTGTCACCCATGCGGAGATGGCCGCCTCGACCAGTGGCACATTGTATAAGCCCTCTGCCTTCGATGGCTTGCCGCCTCCGTTGATCGGCGTGGCCACCATGCTGTCCGAGGTTCTCGCCGGTCTGATCCTGCTTTTGCTCACCCTCATCGTGCTGCGCCTGCCCTTCGGGCGGCGCATGTTCGCCTTGGGCCCGGCCCCTCTGCTCTCGCGCTGGATGCTATGGTCCGGCCTCACCGGCCTCGTCGTCATTACGTTTCCCGTGATTGGCTGCGGCGTCACCGATGTTCAGGCCCGCTGGCTGATCCCCCTGCTGATCACGCTGGCCTTTGGTCTGATGACTTGGGTTGCCCCGACACTCAGCCCCCGCCTCTTGCGCAATGCCTTCCGCTACTCTGCCTGCCTCGCTCTTTTGATCATCGTCGCGATGGCAGACACACGTCTAAGGGGCGCCGGCAGCGATTCCCTCGACATCGAAACGCTGGCCGAGATCATCGAACAGGACCTGCCCGAAGGCGCCAAACCGCCCGCCGTGGTCAGTTTCAACTTTTACTATCCCGGCAATCTGAAATATCTGCGCCCGTCTTGGACCGCTTTGCCCGCTCAACCGGGGGGCACCATTCCCGAGGATCTGGACCGCATTGTCGTCGTCGGCATCGACAATCCGGCAGAGATCACACGCAAACTCGCGACCCACGATCTGATGCCGGAGGCGCCTGAACTGGGCCCCCTGAGCATGGCCACCCTGCCCTTCCGTTTCGAAGACCCGGAGGTTACACGAGACGTGCCCTATATCATCATCCCATTGAAAAACGGCGCCCAATAA